Proteins encoded together in one Orrella marina window:
- a CDS encoding multicopper oxidase family protein has protein sequence MKIPELIDARDKSQSVVLKAQIGKTSFFPGRESVTLGYNGSYLGPTLRVHRGDDVEMVVTNALGEDTTVHWHGLLIPGELDGGPHQTIRSGSTWRPVLPIRQPAATLWYHSHAHGRTGEQVYAGLAGLLIVSDDDERALGLPSEYGVDDLPLILQDRQFENGTLVLPQGMMSVMHGRRGDTLMVNGTVNPTARVPRGLVRLRLVNGSNAREYDLAFADDRPFHWIASEGGLLDKPVELRTLRLAPGERAEILADFSDGRPATLETGPDGNLPMMMGMMTAAANLGRIGRETVVRFEPQGKPALESKVPDRLHAYERLDEVKAVRRRRFVMNMGMGGMMRGGPSMGGMMRGGMGMLGINGRTFDMGRVDEQVRLGDIEVWEVSGDMMAHPFHIHGVHFEVLSRNGSAPGIRDQGLRDTVVAQGPVELLVKFTQTAMASPFMYHCHILEHEDNGMMGQFSVS, from the coding sequence TTGAAAATTCCCGAACTGATTGATGCTCGCGACAAAAGTCAGTCGGTAGTCCTTAAAGCGCAGATTGGCAAAACATCCTTTTTCCCTGGACGAGAGAGCGTGACGCTAGGCTACAACGGCAGCTATCTTGGCCCGACGCTGCGTGTCCATCGTGGCGACGACGTCGAGATGGTGGTCACGAATGCTTTGGGCGAGGATACGACGGTCCACTGGCATGGCCTGCTCATTCCGGGAGAGCTTGACGGCGGTCCTCATCAGACCATCCGTTCGGGCTCGACGTGGCGACCGGTGCTTCCCATTCGTCAACCGGCGGCGACGCTCTGGTATCACTCGCATGCGCACGGTCGCACGGGAGAGCAAGTCTATGCCGGACTGGCTGGCCTGCTGATTGTTAGCGACGACGATGAGAGGGCGCTTGGACTACCGTCTGAATATGGCGTCGATGACCTGCCCTTGATACTGCAGGATCGACAATTCGAGAACGGTACTCTCGTACTGCCTCAGGGCATGATGTCGGTCATGCATGGACGTCGAGGCGACACGCTGATGGTCAATGGAACCGTCAACCCGACAGCCCGCGTGCCTCGTGGCCTGGTTCGCTTACGCTTGGTGAACGGCTCCAATGCCAGGGAATACGATCTCGCATTCGCGGATGATCGGCCCTTTCACTGGATTGCTTCCGAAGGTGGTTTGCTCGACAAGCCGGTCGAGCTTCGCACCCTACGACTTGCGCCGGGAGAGCGTGCGGAAATTCTGGCTGACTTTTCGGATGGCCGGCCAGCGACACTTGAAACCGGTCCGGACGGCAACCTTCCAATGATGATGGGCATGATGACCGCTGCCGCAAACCTGGGGAGAATTGGACGGGAGACGGTTGTTCGATTCGAACCTCAGGGCAAGCCGGCGCTTGAATCCAAAGTGCCTGACAGATTGCATGCTTATGAGCGGCTGGATGAGGTCAAGGCGGTTCGGCGGCGACGTTTTGTCATGAACATGGGCATGGGAGGGATGATGCGCGGCGGGCCTTCCATGGGAGGCATGATGCGGGGGGGAATGGGAATGCTCGGCATCAATGGCCGTACTTTCGACATGGGTCGGGTTGACGAACAGGTCCGCCTTGGCGACATCGAGGTTTGGGAGGTTTCTGGCGACATGATGGCACATCCGTTCCACATCCATGGCGTTCACTTCGAGGTGTTAAGCCGTAATGGTTCGGCCCCCGGGATTCGTGATCAGGGACTGAGGGACACCGTCGTCGCCCAGGGGCCGGTCGAACTTCTGGTGAAGTTCACGCAGACGGCGATGGCATCTCCCTTCATGTACCACTGCCATATCCTTGAACACGAAGACAACGGGATGATGGGGCAATTTTCTGTAAGTTGA
- the cadR gene encoding Cd(II)/Pb(II)-responsive transcriptional regulator, which produces MRIGQLAQLVGVETQTIRFYEQQGLLPPPDRQDNGYRVYTEKHGEGLAFIRRCRILGLSLAEIHELQSYQDDPHQPCTAVNALLDDHISHVRSQITALQALEKQLVSLRASCNDDREVEACGVLAGISEGNMHQQ; this is translated from the coding sequence ATGCGCATTGGTCAGTTGGCGCAGTTGGTAGGGGTCGAAACACAGACGATCCGCTTCTATGAACAGCAGGGCTTGTTGCCGCCGCCTGATCGGCAGGACAACGGTTACCGTGTCTATACCGAGAAGCATGGTGAGGGGCTGGCCTTCATCCGTCGCTGCAGAATCCTGGGCCTGTCACTGGCTGAGATTCACGAACTACAGAGCTATCAGGACGACCCTCATCAGCCTTGTACCGCCGTCAACGCCTTGCTCGATGATCACATCTCTCATGTGCGGTCGCAGATAACCGCTCTGCAAGCGCTTGAGAAACAACTCGTTTCACTGAGAGCGAGTTGCAACGATGACCGGGAAGTTGAGGCGTGCGGGGTTCTTGCTGGAATTAGCGAAGGAAACATGCACCAGCAGTAG